A single region of the Pieris rapae chromosome 19, ilPieRapa1.1, whole genome shotgun sequence genome encodes:
- the LOC110991904 gene encoding speckle targeted PIP5K1A-regulated poly(A) polymerase, producing the protein MSAEQAQRSSPRRHAPKKQEQPAKNSSKGHLKVHVSGFPPYTRVEDLKYVFAAYGHVKVKLLKKYAIITLPDQDSVLDAIAHSKKISVYGSFLTIKLDNGESPAKKIDRFVRSKEKSAIIEPKEIGLKGDFDQKLEQVLDAVRLTRDEVLNISSLYVDLETALRTVWPDCCAVPFGSITTGLGIKSSDADCFVRLPAGLRGNDAAHVLRTKRLLQLYPDVFAEVFAIPNAHTPIVKFFHLPTKTTCDVSFKTPLGSQNSRLVAFLLHSDARLLPLAVVIKYWAKVHQLSGTGKLTNYALTTLLIFFMQRLGILPSVESLQRGREDIVDGWNTAFSTDPPPPSPDSASIEELLGGFFEFYAAFDFNKFVVCPFLGREIEKAAFANPASLPDAFDRYKRNVESGAAHPIKFSTSICIQDPFQLCHNVSSSISGKLADELPQYINFAATAFRASRADFLDTILLKKPQIAVADKSKIRAVVHSKDLDRVVGDEWKAIIKNVIRILFEDICRSTLAVLETEERPRAKRQIERYAVTLTKAIWNRKRLTKLNKHAGGTFLEKQINISQQIIDTCEKTPHLKMRLVLSFPQNSRVTSVYIEFVDGEKADFQQFGKMFRLMMNGWFFELVKPFLPPASENKSTRTPRGSVSNDLDKSDSIQSDDLSEAFQENCSVSEASK; encoded by the exons ATGTCAGCGGAACAGGCCCAAAGATCTTCACCAAGACGTCATGCACCTAAAAAGCAAGAACAGCCAGCAAAGAACAGTTCTAAAGGTCACCTAAAAGTACATGTTTCTG GGTTTCCTCCTTACACCAGAGTGGAAgacttaaaatatgtatttgctgCGTACGGTCACGTCaaggttaaattattaaagaagtaTGCCATTATTACTTTGCCCGACCAAGATAGTGTTCTCGATGCAATTGCGCACTCAAAGAAGATTTCCGTCTACGGCTCATTTCTGACAATAAAGCTTGACAATGGGGAATCCCCGGCCAAAAAAATTGACCGATTTGTGCGAAGCAAGGAAAAGA GCGCAATAATAGAGCCGAAAGAGATCGGGCTGAAGGGTGACTTCGATCAAAAGTTAGAACAGGTGTTGGACGCCGTCAGACTCACGCGGGACGAGGTCCTCAACATCTCTTCGCTCTACGTGGACCTCGAGACCGCCCTGCGGACTGTTTGGCCAG ACTGCTGCGCTGTCCCGTTCGGGTCCATCACGACGGGGCTGGGCATCAAGAGCAGCGACGCGGACTGCTTCGTTCGGCTGCCGGCAGGGCTGCGAGGAAACGACGCCGCCCACGTCTTGCGCACCAAGCGGCTGCTGCAGCTCTACCCCGACGTGTTCGCCGAGGTCTTCGCCATCCCCAACGCACACACGCCCATCGTGAAGTTCTTCCACTTGCCCACGAAGACCACCTGCGACGTGTCCTTTAAGACCCCGCTGGGCTCGCAGAACAGCCGCCTGGTGGCCTTCCTGCTGCATTCGGACGCTCGTCTGCTGCCGCTCGCCGTCGTCATCAAGTACTGGGCCAAGGTGCACCAGCTGTCGGGCACCGGCAAGCTGACGAACTACGCGCTGACGACGCTCCTCATCTTCTTCATGCAGCGGCTGGGAATCCTGCCCTCGGTCGAGAGCCTGCAGCGGGGTCGCGAGGACATCGTGGACGGCTGGAACACGGCCTTTTCGACCGACCCCCCGCCGCCCTCGCCGGATTCGGCCTCCATCGAGGAACTCCTCGGCGGGTTCTTCGAGTTCTACGCCGCCTTCGACTTCAACAAGTTCGTCGTCTGCCCGTTCTTGGGCAGAGAGATCGAGAAGGCCGCCTTCGCGAATCCCGCCTCCCTGCCCGACGCCTTCGACCGATACAAGCGAAACGTCGAGAGCGGAGCGGCCCACCCGATCAAGTTCTCCACCTCCATCTGCATACAGGACCCCTTCCAGCTGTGCCACAACGTGAGCAGCTCGATCAGCGGGAAACTGGCCGATGAGCTGCCGCAGTACATCAACTTCGCGGCGACGGCCTTTCGGGCATCCAGAGCAGACTTTCTCGACACGATTCTGTTAAAGAAACCGCAGATCGCGGTGGCCGACAAGAGCAAGATCAGGGCCGTGGTGCACTCCAAGGACTTGGACAGGGTGGTCGGCGACGAGTGGAAGGCCATCATCAAAAACGTGATACGTATCCTCTTCGAAGACATCTGCCGCTCGACGCTCGCCGTCCTGGAGACCGAAGAGAGACCCCGGGCGAAGAGACAGATAGAGCGCTACGCCGTCACTCTGACGAAAGCCATCTGGAACAGGAAGAGATTGACGAAACTCAACAAGCATGCGGGAGGCACTTTCCTAGAGAAACAGATAAACATTTCCCAACAGATAATAGACACCTGCGAGAAGACGCCGCACTTGAAGATGCGCCTGGTCCTCAGCTTCCCTCAAAATTCCCGAGTCACGTCGGTCTACATCGAGTTCGTCGACGGTGAAAAGGCCGATTTCCAACAGTTCGGAAAGATGTTCCGGCTCATGATGAACGGTTGGTTCTTCGAGTTGGTGAAACCTTTTCTGCCGCCCGCCTCCGAGAATAAGAGTACCAGAACGCCCAGAGGAAGCGTGAGTAACGATCTGGACAAAAGTGACTCGATCCAATCGGACGACTTATCAGAAGCATTCCAAGAAAACTGTTCAGTGAGTGAAGCTTCTAAATAA
- the LOC110991923 gene encoding terminal uridylyltransferase cid1, giving the protein MEFIRPSCLSFAGDFNTQTNEVINFIKISNKECKNRKKVMYDLNCVLSSICEGSQIEEFGSSLTGLALKNSDIDCFVNVPRDVSEDAVQLVLRTQRALLKNNKFLNINAFTKTKIPKVNFKHRKTKICCDVTFSGRGALKNSLLLQYLISSDERIPPLMFIVKYWAKINKITGRYLMSNYCLILLVVFFLQKELILPTIEFLQRNVDMEETDYWNTEFARVVNLNDNRKSVYNLLGDFFRFYSILDFENNIISLYTGDLIRRECFANDQNITSVYEMYWVNVTEHNLPALVLDSCFCIQDPFNHSRNAGVTVKRHTAEFIVQLMKNAASIYERESDNYFLPNLLNSMKNK; this is encoded by the exons ATGG AGTTCATCAGGCCCTCTTGTCTCAGCTTTGCTGGTGATTTTAATACACAGACGaatgaagtaataaattttataaagatatcCAACAAGGAATGTAAAAACCGAAAAAAAGTCATGTACGACTTGAATTGTGTACTTTCAAGCATATGTGAAg GCTCTCAGATAGAGGAATTCGGATCAAGTTTAACCGGTCTAGCCCTGAAAAACAGCGACATAGACTGCTTCGTGAATGTACCGAGGGATGTCAGCGAGGATGCCGTGCAACTCGTATTACGAACTCAAAGGGctcttcttaaaaataataaatttcttaacatAAATGCATTTACTAAAACAAAGATTcctaaagtaaattttaagcaCAGGAAAACCAAAATATGTTGCGATGTTACTTTCTCTGGTCGAGGGGCGTTGAAAAATTCACTTTTACTTCAATACCTGATATCCAGTGATGAGCGCATCCCACCTCTGAtgtttatagttaaatattgggctaaaatcaataaaataacggGTAGATATCTAATGTCTAATTACTGTCTTATATTGCTGGTAGTATTCTTTTTACAAAAAGAACTTATATTACCAACAATTGAGTTTCTGCAGCGTAATGTCGACATGGAAGAAACCGACTATTGGAATACGGAATTTGCTCGTGTAGTCAATCTGAATGATAATCGGAAAAGTGTATACAACTTATTAGGTGATTTTTTTCGATTCTATTCGATTTTGGAtttcgaaaataatataatttcattatatacCGGTGATTTAATAAGGAGAGAATGTTTCGCCAACGACCAGAATATTACATCGGTCTACGAGATGTATTGGGTTAATGTTACAGAACATAATCTACCAGCCCTTGTTTTAGATTCTTGCTTCTGTATTCAGGACCCTTTCAATCATTCGCGAAACGCGGGTGTTACTGTGAAACGTCACACGGCCGAGTTTATTGTTCAGCTTATGAAAAATGCTGCGTCAATTTATGAACGTGAATCTGACAATTACTTTCTTCCGAATCTCTTGaattcaatgaaaaataaataa
- the LOC110991903 gene encoding poly(A) RNA polymerase cid11-like isoform X1, giving the protein MSYLTDILDTTNVSFEGDFHTQIKHLMEYIRMSRDEVERLQLLFNDLQEIFESTWKGSKLEVFGSIVTGLALRSSDVDCLVNLPPWLDMPRAVFVMEARKILQRNRKFQNIFAITKAKVPIVQFTYVPTNTHCDVSFSTRAAVKNSKLLEYLILSDERILPLMVLVKYWSKIKCFTGMNLMSSYSLTLLFLFYLQQKNILPSIRILQQNVTEDIEDNWNTAFSHSVSKSSNNDSLYTLFGGFLKFYENFNFKKYVISLYTGTLIDREKFKSLENLPEEFKLYKLNVTRSISQPLRIDTMMCIQDPFNHSRNCGVSVHPKLALRIIHLFGNAVKIYESETEAMFLKKLLHTNEKPQTAFRPTFRNFIAKEGHIQKNHKHQWNHGQVKQKGRKFKQQFKHNRNQR; this is encoded by the exons atgagttaTCTTACAG ATATCTTAGATACCACAAATGTAAGTTTTGAAGGAGATTTtcatacacaaataaaacatttaatggaATACATTAGAATGAGTCGAGATGAAGTGGAaagattacaattattatttaatgatttacaagaaatatttgaaagtacTTGGAAag GTTCTAAGTTAGAGGTCTTTGGATCAATTGTAACAGGTCTAGCGCTTCGAAGCAGTGATGTTGATTGTTTAGTCAATCTTCCACCATGGTTGGATATGCCAAGGGCAGTCTTTGTAATGGAAGCTCGAAAGATATTACAAAGAAATCGTAAATTCCAAAACATATTTGCAATAACAAAAGCTAAAGTCCCTATAGTGCAATTTACTTATGTACCAACAAATACTCACTGTGATGTGAGTTTTTCTACACGTGCTGCAGTCAAGAATTCAAAACTTCTGGAATATTTGATATTGAGTGATGAACGTATTCTTCCCCTTATGGTTCTTGTCAAGTATTGGTCAAAGATTAAATGCTTCACAGGCATGAACTTAATGTCAAGTTACAGTCTTACAttacttttcttattttatttacagcaaaagaatattttaccCTCAATAAGAATTTTGCAGCAAAATGTTACTGAAGATATTGAAGATAACTGGAACACAGCATTTTCACACTCTGTAAGTAAGTCCAGTAACAATGATagtttgtatacattatttggtggatttttgaagttttatgagaattttaattttaaaaaatatgttatatctCTGTACACTGGAACTTTAATTGATAGAGAGAAATTTAAGAGTTTGGAAAATCTACCAGaagagtttaaattatataaactaaatgttACCAGAAGTATTTCTCAACCATTGAGGATTGATACAATGATGTGTATTCAAGATCCATTTAACCACAGCCGCAATTGCGGTGTTTCTGTTCATCCCAAGTTGGCTCTTAGAATTATTCATCTTTTTGGTAATGCAGTCAAGATTTATGAATCGGAAACTGaagcaatgtttttaaaaaaactactccACACTAATGAAAAACCGCAAACTGCATTTAGGCCCACATTCAGAAACTTCATAGCTAAAGAGGGCCATATTCAGAAGAACCACAAGCACCAATGGAACCATGGCCAGGTGAAACAAAAGGGAAGAAAATTCAAGcaacaatttaaacataatagaaATCAGAGATAA
- the LOC110991903 gene encoding poly(A) RNA polymerase cid13-like isoform X2, which produces MSYLTGSKLEVFGSIVTGLALRSSDVDCLVNLPPWLDMPRAVFVMEARKILQRNRKFQNIFAITKAKVPIVQFTYVPTNTHCDVSFSTRAAVKNSKLLEYLILSDERILPLMVLVKYWSKIKCFTGMNLMSSYSLTLLFLFYLQQKNILPSIRILQQNVTEDIEDNWNTAFSHSVSKSSNNDSLYTLFGGFLKFYENFNFKKYVISLYTGTLIDREKFKSLENLPEEFKLYKLNVTRSISQPLRIDTMMCIQDPFNHSRNCGVSVHPKLALRIIHLFGNAVKIYESETEAMFLKKLLHTNEKPQTAFRPTFRNFIAKEGHIQKNHKHQWNHGQVKQKGRKFKQQFKHNRNQR; this is translated from the exons atgagttaTCTTACAG GTTCTAAGTTAGAGGTCTTTGGATCAATTGTAACAGGTCTAGCGCTTCGAAGCAGTGATGTTGATTGTTTAGTCAATCTTCCACCATGGTTGGATATGCCAAGGGCAGTCTTTGTAATGGAAGCTCGAAAGATATTACAAAGAAATCGTAAATTCCAAAACATATTTGCAATAACAAAAGCTAAAGTCCCTATAGTGCAATTTACTTATGTACCAACAAATACTCACTGTGATGTGAGTTTTTCTACACGTGCTGCAGTCAAGAATTCAAAACTTCTGGAATATTTGATATTGAGTGATGAACGTATTCTTCCCCTTATGGTTCTTGTCAAGTATTGGTCAAAGATTAAATGCTTCACAGGCATGAACTTAATGTCAAGTTACAGTCTTACAttacttttcttattttatttacagcaaaagaatattttaccCTCAATAAGAATTTTGCAGCAAAATGTTACTGAAGATATTGAAGATAACTGGAACACAGCATTTTCACACTCTGTAAGTAAGTCCAGTAACAATGATagtttgtatacattatttggtggatttttgaagttttatgagaattttaattttaaaaaatatgttatatctCTGTACACTGGAACTTTAATTGATAGAGAGAAATTTAAGAGTTTGGAAAATCTACCAGaagagtttaaattatataaactaaatgttACCAGAAGTATTTCTCAACCATTGAGGATTGATACAATGATGTGTATTCAAGATCCATTTAACCACAGCCGCAATTGCGGTGTTTCTGTTCATCCCAAGTTGGCTCTTAGAATTATTCATCTTTTTGGTAATGCAGTCAAGATTTATGAATCGGAAACTGaagcaatgtttttaaaaaaactactccACACTAATGAAAAACCGCAAACTGCATTTAGGCCCACATTCAGAAACTTCATAGCTAAAGAGGGCCATATTCAGAAGAACCACAAGCACCAATGGAACCATGGCCAGGTGAAACAAAAGGGAAGAAAATTCAAGcaacaatttaaacataatagaaATCAGAGATAA
- the LOC110991902 gene encoding acid phosphatase type 7 isoform X3, whose product MKLLILLLLVINLITSLIKANPGYDCQYCQPEQVHIAFGTKPNDIIVTWTTFNNTHESRVQYGLGEMSMEAVGSRHRFTDGGQLHRHMWIHRVTLLDLKFDSKYEYHAGSVYGWSELFSFKTPPEGDKWVLRAAIYGDMGNKNAHSLSYLQDEAQRGHFDVILHVGDFAYDMDTDNALVGDEFMRQIQPLAASVPYMTCPGNHEAAYNFSNYRNRFSMPNHERWESMFYSFDLGPVHFVSISTEYYYFLEFGLKMLSEQFEWLQRDLSEANKPENRVRRPWLVLFGHRPMYCSNSDDIDCSVEYTRKGLPLFGAFRLEPLLRDFGVDVVIWAHEHSYERTWPLYDLKVYNGSTERPYVNPRAPVHLVTGSAGCQEGRDHFQHAPKEWSAFRSQDYGYTKLKAFNNTHIYFEQVSVDIEGKVIDQFWLVKSSTK is encoded by the exons caaaACCTAATGATATAATAGTCACATGGACAACTTTTAATAACACCCATGAGTCTCGAGTGCAATATGGTTTGGGGGAGATGAGTATGGAGGCTGTGGGTAGTCGACACCGGTTCACAGATGGTGGTCAGCTGCACCGACATATGTGGATACATCGAGTTACTCTGCTAGATCTCAAGTTTGATTCTAAATATG aataTCATGCGGGGTCCGTATATGGGTGGTCGGAGTTGTTCTCCTTCAAGACGCCGCCAGAGGGGGACAAGTGGGTGTTACGGGCTGCCATCTACGGAGACATGGGGAATAAGAATGCACATTCACTTTCGTACCTGCAAGACGAGGCGCAGCGAGGCCACTTCGACGTGATCCTCCACGTGGGAGACTTCGCCTATGACATGGACACGGACAACGCCCTCGTGGGCGACGAGTTCATGAGGCAGATCCAGCCCTTGGCCGCCTCCGTGCCTTACATGACCTGTCCTGGAAACCACGAGGCCGCTTA TAACTTCAGCAACTACCGCAACCGTTTCTCGATGCCGAACCACGAGCGATGGGAGAGCATGTTCTACTCGTTCGATCTGGGTCCCGTCCACTTCGTCTCCATCTCCACCGAGTACTACTACTTCCTCGAGTTCGGTCTCAAGATGCTCTCGGAGCAGTTCGAGTGGCTGCAGAGGGATCTCAGCGAAGCCAACAAGCCGGAGAACAG GGTGAGGCGGCCTTGGCTCGTTCTGTTCGGCCACAGACCGATGTACTGCAGCAATTCGGACGACATCGACTGCAGCGTCGAGTACACGAGGAAGGGGCTGCCGCTCTTCGGGGCCTTTC GTCTCGAACCACTGTTGCGTGACTTCGGGGTGGACGTAGTGATCTGGGCCCACGAGCACTCGTACGAGCGTACTTGGCCCCTCTACGACCTCAAAGTGTACAACGGCTCGACCGAGCGACCGTACGTTAACCCGCG AGCGCCAGTGCACTTGGTGACGGGCTCGGCGGGATGTCAGGAAGGAAGAGACCATTTTCAGC ATGCCCCGAAGGAATGGTCCGCTTTTCGCTCTCAAGACTACGGCTACACCAAACTCAAGGCTTTCAACAACACTCATATCTATTTTGAGCAG gTATCCGTTGACATTGAGGGAAAAGTAATTGATCAATTTTGGTTAGTCAAAAGTTCTACAAAAtga
- the LOC110991902 gene encoding acid phosphatase type 7 isoform X1 produces the protein MKLLILLLLVINLITSLIKANPGYDCQYCQPEQVHIAFGTKPNDIIVTWTTFNNTHESRVQYGLGEMSMEAVGSRHRFTDGGQLHRHMWIHRVTLLDLKFDSKYEYHAGSVYGWSELFSFKTPPEGDKWVLRAAIYGDMGNKNAHSLSYLQDEAQRGHFDVILHVGDFAYDMDTDNALVGDEFMRQIQPLAASVPYMTCPGNHEAAYNFSNYRNRFSMPNHERWESMFYSFDLGPVHFVSISTEYYYFLEFGLKMLSEQFEWLQRDLSEANKPENRVRRPWLVLFGHRPMYCSNSDDIDCSVEYTRKGLPLFGAFRLEPLLRDFGVDVVIWAHEHSYERTWPLYDLKVYNGSTERPYVNPRAPVHIITGSAGCQEDTDGFKSRPPAWSAFRSSDYGYTRFKAYNHTHIYFEQVDVDEDGRVIDSVWIVKDKHEAYHFD, from the exons caaaACCTAATGATATAATAGTCACATGGACAACTTTTAATAACACCCATGAGTCTCGAGTGCAATATGGTTTGGGGGAGATGAGTATGGAGGCTGTGGGTAGTCGACACCGGTTCACAGATGGTGGTCAGCTGCACCGACATATGTGGATACATCGAGTTACTCTGCTAGATCTCAAGTTTGATTCTAAATATG aataTCATGCGGGGTCCGTATATGGGTGGTCGGAGTTGTTCTCCTTCAAGACGCCGCCAGAGGGGGACAAGTGGGTGTTACGGGCTGCCATCTACGGAGACATGGGGAATAAGAATGCACATTCACTTTCGTACCTGCAAGACGAGGCGCAGCGAGGCCACTTCGACGTGATCCTCCACGTGGGAGACTTCGCCTATGACATGGACACGGACAACGCCCTCGTGGGCGACGAGTTCATGAGGCAGATCCAGCCCTTGGCCGCCTCCGTGCCTTACATGACCTGTCCTGGAAACCACGAGGCCGCTTA TAACTTCAGCAACTACCGCAACCGTTTCTCGATGCCGAACCACGAGCGATGGGAGAGCATGTTCTACTCGTTCGATCTGGGTCCCGTCCACTTCGTCTCCATCTCCACCGAGTACTACTACTTCCTCGAGTTCGGTCTCAAGATGCTCTCGGAGCAGTTCGAGTGGCTGCAGAGGGATCTCAGCGAAGCCAACAAGCCGGAGAACAG GGTGAGGCGGCCTTGGCTCGTTCTGTTCGGCCACAGACCGATGTACTGCAGCAATTCGGACGACATCGACTGCAGCGTCGAGTACACGAGGAAGGGGCTGCCGCTCTTCGGGGCCTTTC GTCTCGAACCACTGTTGCGTGACTTCGGGGTGGACGTAGTGATCTGGGCCCACGAGCACTCGTACGAGCGTACTTGGCCCCTCTACGACCTCAAAGTGTACAACGGCTCGACCGAGCGACCGTACGTTAACCCGCG GGCACCGGTACACATAATAACCGGTTCGGCGGGTTGTCAGGAAGACACGGACGGCTTTAAGT CTCGTCCCCCGGCGTGGTCCGCCTTCCGCTCCAGCGACTACGGATATACGCGCTTCAAGGCCTACAATCACACGCATATTTATTTCGAACAG GTGGACGTGGACGAAGACGGTCGCGTGATAGACTCCGTGTGGATAGTGAAGGACAAACATGAAGCTTATCACTTCGATTAA
- the LOC110991902 gene encoding acid phosphatase type 7 isoform X2: MKLLILLLLVINLITSLIKANPGYDCQYCQPEQVHIAFGTKPNDIIVTWTTFNNTHESRVQYGLGEMSMEAVGSRHRFTDGGQLHRHMWIHRVTLLDLKFDSKYEYHAGSVYGWSELFSFKTPPEGDKWVLRAAIYGDMGNKNAHSLSYLQDEAQRGHFDVILHVGDFAYDMDTDNALVGDEFMRQIQPLAASVPYMTCPGNHEAAYNFSNYRNRFSMPNHERWESMFYSFDLGPVHFVSISTEYYYFLEFGLKMLSEQFEWLQRDLSEANKPENRGERPWIILYGHRPMVCSNIADDCWNNFLPNRVGLPALGFGLEPLLRDFGVDVVIWAHEHSYERTWPLYDLKVYNGSTERPYVNPRAPVHIITGSAGCQEDTDGFKSRPPAWSAFRSSDYGYTRFKAYNHTHIYFEQVDVDEDGRVIDSVWIVKDKHEAYHFD, from the exons caaaACCTAATGATATAATAGTCACATGGACAACTTTTAATAACACCCATGAGTCTCGAGTGCAATATGGTTTGGGGGAGATGAGTATGGAGGCTGTGGGTAGTCGACACCGGTTCACAGATGGTGGTCAGCTGCACCGACATATGTGGATACATCGAGTTACTCTGCTAGATCTCAAGTTTGATTCTAAATATG aataTCATGCGGGGTCCGTATATGGGTGGTCGGAGTTGTTCTCCTTCAAGACGCCGCCAGAGGGGGACAAGTGGGTGTTACGGGCTGCCATCTACGGAGACATGGGGAATAAGAATGCACATTCACTTTCGTACCTGCAAGACGAGGCGCAGCGAGGCCACTTCGACGTGATCCTCCACGTGGGAGACTTCGCCTATGACATGGACACGGACAACGCCCTCGTGGGCGACGAGTTCATGAGGCAGATCCAGCCCTTGGCCGCCTCCGTGCCTTACATGACCTGTCCTGGAAACCACGAGGCCGCTTA TAACTTCAGCAACTACCGCAACCGTTTCTCGATGCCGAACCACGAGCGATGGGAGAGCATGTTCTACTCGTTCGATCTGGGTCCCGTCCACTTCGTCTCCATCTCCACCGAGTACTACTACTTCCTCGAGTTCGGTCTCAAGATGCTCTCGGAGCAGTTCGAGTGGCTGCAGAGGGATCTCAGCGAAGCCAACAAGCCGGAGAACAG GGGCGAACGACCCTGGATCATACTGTACGGCCACAGGCCCATGGTCTGCAGCAATATTGCGGACGATTGCTGGAACAACTTCCTGCCCAATCGCGTCGGCTTGCCGGCTTTAGGCTTCG GTCTCGAACCACTGTTGCGTGACTTCGGGGTGGACGTAGTGATCTGGGCCCACGAGCACTCGTACGAGCGTACTTGGCCCCTCTACGACCTCAAAGTGTACAACGGCTCGACCGAGCGACCGTACGTTAACCCGCG GGCACCGGTACACATAATAACCGGTTCGGCGGGTTGTCAGGAAGACACGGACGGCTTTAAGT CTCGTCCCCCGGCGTGGTCCGCCTTCCGCTCCAGCGACTACGGATATACGCGCTTCAAGGCCTACAATCACACGCATATTTATTTCGAACAG GTGGACGTGGACGAAGACGGTCGCGTGATAGACTCCGTGTGGATAGTGAAGGACAAACATGAAGCTTATCACTTCGATTAA